In a genomic window of Punica granatum isolate Tunisia-2019 chromosome 6, ASM765513v2, whole genome shotgun sequence:
- the LOC116210710 gene encoding uncharacterized protein LOC116210710 isoform X2 — protein MGRRADTFWEYAEQLCGRFKCNFCKRDFAGGAPRVKSHLSGIKGRDVDICTMVPKHVQALAAETIKGANKRPKPEYFSSSSDGTSSEVCHKNDICEPDDLLAKFFLSNNIDCNVVQSSSFIDFINAVAAFGASYKLPSYSTLKTLLIPKLHSEIEAHVRSVKESWGETGCTLISDVWFNEKENQSLVNIMAYSWKGVVLLDAFKVPKCELDGHFLEEIICFCIQTIGPNNVVQYIDGIPGWGPTRARLTSDFPHIYVTRCVAAEIQSSFEDVYMEIEWVKLAFDKARCLITLIYGNSDLLSLMRKYTNNRELIQPQAIDFSSNYTMLLSIIVVKDQLLQLVQSFGCSMSDLGKEVAEIISSLEFWNQVEEIVQALESLFLVLYLVDRYGSSSGYLYVAMEMATEGMRRIYGGNPDKYERLWQIFNSLKEKIVHPIHAAAAFLNPAYMCSELFKDRARIMEAMEFVVTHLVASEDKDAFLEEIIKYHKRSKEPNKFSDTANRMRTVCHPGDWWAYCVGREFPMLQKYAIRILSQPCSSSAYKQSLSAFETAHMKKLSRFTFKASTHYSWMNMILTTGFRAMNASGKPKDLTELIELKWRFPTDFLNEPEVPYLDPQPTHSSLIAGIHLPSQRCLQLQFVTRIPSLLVTGQEVKSEQGSPVHVILVDRITGNVVQDSALSMLNLTVSALEGDFDEESGNTWQREDFERNEITDVLLMTGNLQVTLKDGMGTLGAFCFNYSSDIAKSGKFKLGVKTLTDECGGICICEGISNAFIVKDGNDTRAPDATASQMHLSEDSQLKSIMDELTQLVPCPTDTNANSEMDLGRQFEFGPLWSPLGCKHKQKHNIKSGQGAMRWPKLKAIKVSPWATLRRAVKEKRAQKMLRRARLQKRLEECNKGDQDCSQEDHRRLQVKEKLKEIPEKYVMSKPPCQVAIRPEECSKGKSGSALDEKDEESMLQEPPWEGQGQLKLTSYDNSTVGGSVKFPEPSTSEVSQPLILFPSLLACKDTELLEDEAAKPLVSEECPSTVASFSCAGDSIPRKQDRSRWRHLFTLFPSSLSGDDTDLGEDKAGEFLKHTARQSTSPTKDNELVGMSNLSIGTSNYYSNTTGFSTTSSNAQFLKAVAAGNAEPDGRILTPKLKNVTFSELKSATSKPSTSEVSQPLTLFPSLLACKDTELLEDEEAAKPLELEECPLTVASFSCAGDSTPRKQDSFRWRHLFTLGPSSLSGDDTDLGEDKAGEFLKHTARQSTSPTKDNELVGMSNLSIGTSNYYSNTTGFSTTSSNARFLEAVAAGDAEPDGRILIPNLKLLTFSELESATGNFRQKVLHGEGGFGSVYKGQFNEKTLALSRRDSGIPVAVKKLNPESIEGFNEWQAEMKFVGRRLHPNIVRLLGYCWKDKECFLVSEYMQKGSLDNHLFRSNPSIQPLSWEKRLKIAIGAARGLAFLHGSEKQVIYRDFKSSNIFLDSDYNAKIADFGLARLGPSGGESHVTTRVMGTDGYMAPEYLATGHLSVKSDVYGFGVVLLELLTGRRALDIMQPSGQHLVEWARSFLNQRKKLKIIVDPWIEGQYSFKAALQMAELTQKSLAKDPGDRPSMKEVVKALEQTEAMIEMPDELKVRSALHP, from the exons ATGGGTAGGCGGGCAGACACTTTTTGGGAATACGCAGAGCAATTGTGTGGGCGTTTTAAGTGCAATTTCTGCAAACGAGATTTTGCTGGGGGTGCCCCTAGAGTTAAATCCCATTTATCTGGAATCAAAGGACGTGATGTAGATATATGCACCATGGTCCCAAAACATGTCCAAGCACTTGCTGCTGAGACGATTAAAGGTGCCAATAAGAGACCAAAACCCGAATACTTTTCGAGTAGTTCCGATGGAACTTCTTCAGAAGTATGTCACAAAAATGATATCTGTGAGCCGGATGATTTGCTTGCGAAGTTCTTTCTGTCAAACAACATTGATTGCAATGTTGTTCAGTCATCTTCCTTTATTGACTTCATCAATGCTGTGGCTGCATTTGGTGCTTCTTATAAGTTACCAAGTTATTCAACACTCAAAACTCTGCTAATTCCCAAATTGCATAGCGAGATCGAAGCACATGTGAGAAGTGTGAAGGAATCATGGGGAGAAACGGGCTGTACCCTCATCTCTGATGTTTGGTTCAATGAGAAAGAGAATCAATCCTTGGTTAACATCATGGCCTATTCGTGGAAAGGGGTAGTGCTACTGGATGCGTTCAAAGTCCCGAAGTGCGAATTAGATGGCCACTTCTTAGAGGAAATCATCTGTTTCTGCATCCAGACTATAGGGCCAAACAATGTTGTGCAATACATTGATGGCATTCCAGGTTGGGGACCTACCAGGGCTCGGCTCACTAGCGACTTTCCTCACATATACGTCACTAGGTGTGTTGCTGCTGAGATCCAGTCAAGTTTTGAGGACGTTTACATGGAAATAGAGTGGGTTAAGTTGGCATTTGATAAAGCCAGATGTCTCATAACTCTTATTTATGGGAATAGCGATCTTTTGTCACTGATGAGGAAGTACACCAACAACAGGGAGTTAATACAGCCTCAAGCAATAGATTTTTCCTCAAACTACACTATGCTACTGTCGATCATTGTTGTCAAAGATCAGTTACTTCAACTTGTGCAGTCTTTTGGTTGTAGTATGTCAGACCTGGGAAAAGAAGTGGCTGAGATAATTAGTAGCCTAGAGTTTTGGAATCAAGTGGAAGAGATAGTACAGGCTCTAGAGTCATTATTCCTAGTTCTCTATCTAGTTGATAGATATGGTTCATCTTCCGGGTACTTGTATGTGGCAATGGAAATGGCAACTGAAGGAATGAGAAGAATTTATGGTGGCAATCCAGACAAATACGAGAGACTATGGCAGATTTTCAACTCGTTGAAGGAAAAGATTGTCCATCCAATACATGCTGCTGCAGCTTTTCTAAACCCAGCATATATGTGCAGTGAGTTGTTTAAGGATAGGGCCAGAATAATGGAAGCCATGGAATTTGTAGTGACCCACTTGGTAGCTAGCGAAGATAAAGATGCTTTCCTGGAAGAAATCATTAAGTATCACAAGAGAAGCAAAGAACCAAACAAGTTCTCAGATACCGCGAACAGAATGCGGACAGTATGTCACCCAG GTGATTGGTGGGCTTATTGCGTTGGGCGTGAGTTCCCAATGCTACAGAAGTATGCCATCCGAATATTGAGTCAGCCCTGCAGTAGTTCAGCTTATAAACAGAGTTTGAGTGCGTTTGAGACTGCTCATATGAAGAAGCTGAGCAGATTTACATTTAAAGCATCAACCCATTACTCTTGGATGAACATGATCTTGACCACTGGATTTAGGGCAATGAATGCATCTGGTAAGCCAAAGGATCTTACAGAGCTCATCGAGTTGAAGTGGAGATTTCCTACTGATTTCTTAAACGAGCCGGAGGTTCCCTATTTAGATCCACAACCAACTCACAG TTCTCTAATAGCTGGTATCCATCTCCCAAGCCAGAGATGTTTGCAGCTGCAGTTTGTAACTAGGATTCCATCTCTTCTAGTTACTGGTCAAGAGGTCAAAAGTGAACAAGGATCTCCTGTCCATGTGATCTTGGTAGACCGAATCACCGGTAATGTGGTGCAAGACAGTGCATTATCGATGTTAAATTTGACAGTTTCAGCACTTGAAGGAGACTTCGATGAAGAAAGTGGAAATACTTGGCAAAGGGAGGATtttgaaagaaatgaaataacGGATGTCCTACTCATGACTGGTAATCTGCAAGTGACCCTAAAGGATGGGATGGGAACACTCGGAGCTTTCTGTTTTAACTACAGCTCTGACATTGCAAAGAGTGGGAAGTTCAAGCTTGGAGTGAAAACTCTTACAGATGAATGTGGAGGGATTTGTATTTGCGAGGGCATATCCAATGCATTCATCGTGAAGGATGGTAATG ACACGAGAGCGCCTGATGCTACTGCCAGCCAGATGCATCTGTCAGAAGATTCGCAACTAAAGAGTATTATGGATGAACTGACACAACTAGTACCCTGTCCAACAGACACGAATGCCAATAGCGAGATGGATCTCGGTAGACAGTTTGAATTTGGACCCCTCTGGAGTCCACTGGGTTGCAAGCATAAGCAGAAGCACAACATCAAATCAGGGCAGGGAGCAATGAGATGGCCTAAGCTTAAAGCCATAAAAGTTTCACCATGGGCGACTCTGAGGAGAGCTGTCAAGGAAAAGAGAGCTCAGAAAATGCTTAGAAGGGCTCGATTGCAGAAGCGATTGGAAGAATGTAATAAAG GTGATCAAGATTGTAGTCAGGAAGATCACAGACGGTTACAAGTTAAGGAAAAGCTGAAGGAAATCCCTGAGAAGTATGTGATGTCGAAGCCGCCGTGTCAAGTGGCAATTCGTCCTGAGGAGTGTTCCAAGGGCAAATCTGGATCTGCGTTGGATGAG AAGGACGAGGAATCAATGCTACAAGAACCTCCTTGGGAAGGACAAGGACAACTTAAATTAACAAGTTATGATAATTCAACTGTGGGAGGCTCTGTCAAATTTCCAGAACCAAGTACCTCAGAAGTTAGTCAACCTTTGATTCTCTTCCCGTCGTTATTGGCCTGCAAAGATACAGAGCTCCTTGAGGATGAG GCTGCCAAGCCATTGGTATCAGAAGAATGTCCATCGACAGTAGCAAGCTTCTCATGTGCTGGAGACTCTATTCCTCGGAAACAGGATAGGTCCCGATGGAGACATTTATTTACGCTTTTTCCCTCATCACTGAGTGGAGATGATACTGACCTTGGTGAGGATAAGGCAGGAGAGTTTCTCAAGCATACAGCAAGACAGTCAACAAGTCCAACCAAAGATAATGAATTGGTTGGCATGTCTAACCTCAGCATAG GCACATCGAACTACTACAGCAATACCACGGGATTCTCAACCACGAGCAGCAATGCGCAGTTCTTGAAGGCAGTGGCGGCAGGGAACGCTGAGCCGGATGGACGGATCTTGACACCGAAATTGAAGAATGTCACGTTTTCTGAATTAAAAAGTGCCACTAGTAAACCAAGCACCTCAGAAGTTAGTCAACCTTTGACGCTCTTCCCGTCGTTATTGGCCTGCAAAGATACagagctcctcgaggatgag GAGGCTGCCAAGCCATTGGAATTAGAAGAATGTCCATTGACAGTAGCAAGCTTCTCATGTGCTGGAGACTCTACTCCTCGGAAACAGGATAGCTTCCGATGGAGACATTTATTTACGCTTGGTCCCTCATCACTGAGTGGAGATGATACTGACCTTGGTGAGGATAAGGCAGGAGAGTTTCTCAAGCATACAGCAAGACAGTCAACAAGTCCAACCAAAGATAATGAATTGGTTGGCATGTCTAACCTCAGCATAG GCACATCGAACTACTACAGCAATACCACGGGATTCTCGACCACGAGCAGCAATGCGCGGTTCTTGGAGGCAGTGGCGGCAGGGGACGCTGAACCGGATGGACGGATCTTGATACCGAATTTGAAGCTCTTAACGTTTTCCGAATTAGAAAGTGCCACTGGTAACTTCAGACAGAAGGTTCTCCACGGGGAGGGTGGGTTTGGGAGTGTCTACAAGGGGCAGTTCAATGAGAAAACCTTAGCCCTATCTAGAAGGGACAGTGGAATCCCGGTTGCAGTCAAGAAATTGAACCCAGAAAGTATTGAAGGTTTTAATGAATGGCAG GCGGAGATGAAATTCGTTGGAAGGCGTTTACACCCGAATATTGTTAGGTTACTCGGGTATTGCTGGAAGGATAAAGAGTGCTTCTTGGTTTCCGAATACATGCAAAAAGGAAGTTTAGACAACCATCTTTTCAGAA GTAATCCTTCGATTCAACCCCTTTCTTGGGAGAAGCGACTCAAAATCGCCATTGGAGCTGCCCGAGGTCTTGCTTTCCTTCATGGTTCGGAGAAGCAAGTCATTTACAGAGATTTCAAGTCCTCAAACATATTTCTCGACTCG GATTATAACGCGAAAATAGCGGACTTTGGCTTGGCAAGATTAGGACCTTCGGGTGGAGAGTCACATGTGACGACCCGAGTTATGGGCACGGATGGTTATATGGCACCGGAATATCTTGCAACAG GGCATTTGTCTGTGAAGAGCGACGTGTACGGGTTCGGCGTGGTACTACTTGAGCTGCTCACTGGCCGACGGGCTCTTGACATTATGCAACCGAGCGGGCAGCATCTGGTCGAGTGGGCCAGATCATTCCTTAACCAGAGGAAGAAACTCAAGATCATAGTCGACCCTTGGATTGAGGGGCAGTACTCATTCAAGGCCGCCCTTCAGATGGCAGAGCTGACCCAAAAGTCCCTCGCAAAGGATCCGGGGGACCGCCCCTCTATGAAGGAGGTTGTCAAGGCGCTTGAGCAGACTGAAGCAATGATAGAAATGCCCGACGAACTGAAAGTGCGGTCAGCCTTGCATCCCTAA
- the LOC116210710 gene encoding uncharacterized protein LOC116210710 isoform X3, translated as MGRRADTFWEYAEQLCGRFKCNFCKRDFAGGAPRVKSHLSGIKGRDVDICTMVPKHVQALAAETIKGANKRPKPEYFSSSSDGTSSEVCHKNDICEPDDLLAKFFLSNNIDCNVVQSSSFIDFINAVAAFGASYKLPSYSTLKTLLIPKLHSEIEAHVRSVKESWGETGCTLISDVWFNEKENQSLVNIMAYSWKGVVLLDAFKVPKCELDGHFLEEIICFCIQTIGPNNVVQYIDGIPGWGPTRARLTSDFPHIYVTRCVAAEIQSSFEDVYMEIEWVKLAFDKARCLITLIYGNSDLLSLMRKYTNNRELIQPQAIDFSSNYTMLLSIIVVKDQLLQLVQSFGCSMSDLGKEVAEIISSLEFWNQVEEIVQALESLFLVLYLVDRYGSSSGYLYVAMEMATEGMRRIYGGNPDKYERLWQIFNSLKEKIVHPIHAAAAFLNPAYMCSELFKDRARIMEAMEFVVTHLVASEDKDAFLEEIIKYHKRSKEPNKFSDTANRMRTVCHPGDWWAYCVGREFPMLQKYAIRILSQPCSSSAYKQSLSAFETAHMKKLSRFTFKASTHYSWMNMILTTGFRAMNASGKPKDLTELIELKWRFPTDFLNEPEVPYLDPQPTHSSLIAGIHLPSQRCLQLQFVTRIPSLLVTGQEVKSEQGSPVHVILVDRITGNVVQDSALSMLNLTVSALEGDFDEESGNTWQREDFERNEITDVLLMTGNLQVTLKDGMGTLGAFCFNYSSDIAKSGKFKLGVKTLTDECGGICICEGISNAFIVKDGNDTNANSEMDLGRQFEFGPLWSPLGCKHKQKHNIKSGQGAMRWPKLKAIKVSPWATLRRAVKEKRAQKMLRRARLQKRLEECNKGDQDCSQEDHRRLQVKEKLKEIPEKYVMSKPPCQVAIRPEECSKGKSGSALDEKDEESMLQEPPWEGQGQLKLTSYDNSTVGGSVKFPEPSTSEVSQPLILFPSLLACKDTELLEDEEAAKPLVSEECPSTVASFSCAGDSIPRKQDRSRWRHLFTLFPSSLSGDDTDLGEDKAGEFLKHTARQSTSPTKDNELVGMSNLSIGTSNYYSNTTGFSTTSSNAQFLKAVAAGNAEPDGRILTPKLKNVTFSELKSATSKPSTSEVSQPLTLFPSLLACKDTELLEDEEAAKPLELEECPLTVASFSCAGDSTPRKQDSFRWRHLFTLGPSSLSGDDTDLGEDKAGEFLKHTARQSTSPTKDNELVGMSNLSIGTSNYYSNTTGFSTTSSNARFLEAVAAGDAEPDGRILIPNLKLLTFSELESATGNFRQKVLHGEGGFGSVYKGQFNEKTLALSRRDSGIPVAVKKLNPESIEGFNEWQAEMKFVGRRLHPNIVRLLGYCWKDKECFLVSEYMQKGSLDNHLFRSNPSIQPLSWEKRLKIAIGAARGLAFLHGSEKQVIYRDFKSSNIFLDSDYNAKIADFGLARLGPSGGESHVTTRVMGTDGYMAPEYLATGHLSVKSDVYGFGVVLLELLTGRRALDIMQPSGQHLVEWARSFLNQRKKLKIIVDPWIEGQYSFKAALQMAELTQKSLAKDPGDRPSMKEVVKALEQTEAMIEMPDELKVRSALHP; from the exons ATGGGTAGGCGGGCAGACACTTTTTGGGAATACGCAGAGCAATTGTGTGGGCGTTTTAAGTGCAATTTCTGCAAACGAGATTTTGCTGGGGGTGCCCCTAGAGTTAAATCCCATTTATCTGGAATCAAAGGACGTGATGTAGATATATGCACCATGGTCCCAAAACATGTCCAAGCACTTGCTGCTGAGACGATTAAAGGTGCCAATAAGAGACCAAAACCCGAATACTTTTCGAGTAGTTCCGATGGAACTTCTTCAGAAGTATGTCACAAAAATGATATCTGTGAGCCGGATGATTTGCTTGCGAAGTTCTTTCTGTCAAACAACATTGATTGCAATGTTGTTCAGTCATCTTCCTTTATTGACTTCATCAATGCTGTGGCTGCATTTGGTGCTTCTTATAAGTTACCAAGTTATTCAACACTCAAAACTCTGCTAATTCCCAAATTGCATAGCGAGATCGAAGCACATGTGAGAAGTGTGAAGGAATCATGGGGAGAAACGGGCTGTACCCTCATCTCTGATGTTTGGTTCAATGAGAAAGAGAATCAATCCTTGGTTAACATCATGGCCTATTCGTGGAAAGGGGTAGTGCTACTGGATGCGTTCAAAGTCCCGAAGTGCGAATTAGATGGCCACTTCTTAGAGGAAATCATCTGTTTCTGCATCCAGACTATAGGGCCAAACAATGTTGTGCAATACATTGATGGCATTCCAGGTTGGGGACCTACCAGGGCTCGGCTCACTAGCGACTTTCCTCACATATACGTCACTAGGTGTGTTGCTGCTGAGATCCAGTCAAGTTTTGAGGACGTTTACATGGAAATAGAGTGGGTTAAGTTGGCATTTGATAAAGCCAGATGTCTCATAACTCTTATTTATGGGAATAGCGATCTTTTGTCACTGATGAGGAAGTACACCAACAACAGGGAGTTAATACAGCCTCAAGCAATAGATTTTTCCTCAAACTACACTATGCTACTGTCGATCATTGTTGTCAAAGATCAGTTACTTCAACTTGTGCAGTCTTTTGGTTGTAGTATGTCAGACCTGGGAAAAGAAGTGGCTGAGATAATTAGTAGCCTAGAGTTTTGGAATCAAGTGGAAGAGATAGTACAGGCTCTAGAGTCATTATTCCTAGTTCTCTATCTAGTTGATAGATATGGTTCATCTTCCGGGTACTTGTATGTGGCAATGGAAATGGCAACTGAAGGAATGAGAAGAATTTATGGTGGCAATCCAGACAAATACGAGAGACTATGGCAGATTTTCAACTCGTTGAAGGAAAAGATTGTCCATCCAATACATGCTGCTGCAGCTTTTCTAAACCCAGCATATATGTGCAGTGAGTTGTTTAAGGATAGGGCCAGAATAATGGAAGCCATGGAATTTGTAGTGACCCACTTGGTAGCTAGCGAAGATAAAGATGCTTTCCTGGAAGAAATCATTAAGTATCACAAGAGAAGCAAAGAACCAAACAAGTTCTCAGATACCGCGAACAGAATGCGGACAGTATGTCACCCAG GTGATTGGTGGGCTTATTGCGTTGGGCGTGAGTTCCCAATGCTACAGAAGTATGCCATCCGAATATTGAGTCAGCCCTGCAGTAGTTCAGCTTATAAACAGAGTTTGAGTGCGTTTGAGACTGCTCATATGAAGAAGCTGAGCAGATTTACATTTAAAGCATCAACCCATTACTCTTGGATGAACATGATCTTGACCACTGGATTTAGGGCAATGAATGCATCTGGTAAGCCAAAGGATCTTACAGAGCTCATCGAGTTGAAGTGGAGATTTCCTACTGATTTCTTAAACGAGCCGGAGGTTCCCTATTTAGATCCACAACCAACTCACAG TTCTCTAATAGCTGGTATCCATCTCCCAAGCCAGAGATGTTTGCAGCTGCAGTTTGTAACTAGGATTCCATCTCTTCTAGTTACTGGTCAAGAGGTCAAAAGTGAACAAGGATCTCCTGTCCATGTGATCTTGGTAGACCGAATCACCGGTAATGTGGTGCAAGACAGTGCATTATCGATGTTAAATTTGACAGTTTCAGCACTTGAAGGAGACTTCGATGAAGAAAGTGGAAATACTTGGCAAAGGGAGGATtttgaaagaaatgaaataacGGATGTCCTACTCATGACTGGTAATCTGCAAGTGACCCTAAAGGATGGGATGGGAACACTCGGAGCTTTCTGTTTTAACTACAGCTCTGACATTGCAAAGAGTGGGAAGTTCAAGCTTGGAGTGAAAACTCTTACAGATGAATGTGGAGGGATTTGTATTTGCGAGGGCATATCCAATGCATTCATCGTGAAGGATGGTAATG ACACGAATGCCAATAGCGAGATGGATCTCGGTAGACAGTTTGAATTTGGACCCCTCTGGAGTCCACTGGGTTGCAAGCATAAGCAGAAGCACAACATCAAATCAGGGCAGGGAGCAATGAGATGGCCTAAGCTTAAAGCCATAAAAGTTTCACCATGGGCGACTCTGAGGAGAGCTGTCAAGGAAAAGAGAGCTCAGAAAATGCTTAGAAGGGCTCGATTGCAGAAGCGATTGGAAGAATGTAATAAAG GTGATCAAGATTGTAGTCAGGAAGATCACAGACGGTTACAAGTTAAGGAAAAGCTGAAGGAAATCCCTGAGAAGTATGTGATGTCGAAGCCGCCGTGTCAAGTGGCAATTCGTCCTGAGGAGTGTTCCAAGGGCAAATCTGGATCTGCGTTGGATGAG AAGGACGAGGAATCAATGCTACAAGAACCTCCTTGGGAAGGACAAGGACAACTTAAATTAACAAGTTATGATAATTCAACTGTGGGAGGCTCTGTCAAATTTCCAGAACCAAGTACCTCAGAAGTTAGTCAACCTTTGATTCTCTTCCCGTCGTTATTGGCCTGCAAAGATACAGAGCTCCTTGAGGATGAG GAGGCTGCCAAGCCATTGGTATCAGAAGAATGTCCATCGACAGTAGCAAGCTTCTCATGTGCTGGAGACTCTATTCCTCGGAAACAGGATAGGTCCCGATGGAGACATTTATTTACGCTTTTTCCCTCATCACTGAGTGGAGATGATACTGACCTTGGTGAGGATAAGGCAGGAGAGTTTCTCAAGCATACAGCAAGACAGTCAACAAGTCCAACCAAAGATAATGAATTGGTTGGCATGTCTAACCTCAGCATAG GCACATCGAACTACTACAGCAATACCACGGGATTCTCAACCACGAGCAGCAATGCGCAGTTCTTGAAGGCAGTGGCGGCAGGGAACGCTGAGCCGGATGGACGGATCTTGACACCGAAATTGAAGAATGTCACGTTTTCTGAATTAAAAAGTGCCACTAGTAAACCAAGCACCTCAGAAGTTAGTCAACCTTTGACGCTCTTCCCGTCGTTATTGGCCTGCAAAGATACagagctcctcgaggatgag GAGGCTGCCAAGCCATTGGAATTAGAAGAATGTCCATTGACAGTAGCAAGCTTCTCATGTGCTGGAGACTCTACTCCTCGGAAACAGGATAGCTTCCGATGGAGACATTTATTTACGCTTGGTCCCTCATCACTGAGTGGAGATGATACTGACCTTGGTGAGGATAAGGCAGGAGAGTTTCTCAAGCATACAGCAAGACAGTCAACAAGTCCAACCAAAGATAATGAATTGGTTGGCATGTCTAACCTCAGCATAG GCACATCGAACTACTACAGCAATACCACGGGATTCTCGACCACGAGCAGCAATGCGCGGTTCTTGGAGGCAGTGGCGGCAGGGGACGCTGAACCGGATGGACGGATCTTGATACCGAATTTGAAGCTCTTAACGTTTTCCGAATTAGAAAGTGCCACTGGTAACTTCAGACAGAAGGTTCTCCACGGGGAGGGTGGGTTTGGGAGTGTCTACAAGGGGCAGTTCAATGAGAAAACCTTAGCCCTATCTAGAAGGGACAGTGGAATCCCGGTTGCAGTCAAGAAATTGAACCCAGAAAGTATTGAAGGTTTTAATGAATGGCAG GCGGAGATGAAATTCGTTGGAAGGCGTTTACACCCGAATATTGTTAGGTTACTCGGGTATTGCTGGAAGGATAAAGAGTGCTTCTTGGTTTCCGAATACATGCAAAAAGGAAGTTTAGACAACCATCTTTTCAGAA GTAATCCTTCGATTCAACCCCTTTCTTGGGAGAAGCGACTCAAAATCGCCATTGGAGCTGCCCGAGGTCTTGCTTTCCTTCATGGTTCGGAGAAGCAAGTCATTTACAGAGATTTCAAGTCCTCAAACATATTTCTCGACTCG GATTATAACGCGAAAATAGCGGACTTTGGCTTGGCAAGATTAGGACCTTCGGGTGGAGAGTCACATGTGACGACCCGAGTTATGGGCACGGATGGTTATATGGCACCGGAATATCTTGCAACAG GGCATTTGTCTGTGAAGAGCGACGTGTACGGGTTCGGCGTGGTACTACTTGAGCTGCTCACTGGCCGACGGGCTCTTGACATTATGCAACCGAGCGGGCAGCATCTGGTCGAGTGGGCCAGATCATTCCTTAACCAGAGGAAGAAACTCAAGATCATAGTCGACCCTTGGATTGAGGGGCAGTACTCATTCAAGGCCGCCCTTCAGATGGCAGAGCTGACCCAAAAGTCCCTCGCAAAGGATCCGGGGGACCGCCCCTCTATGAAGGAGGTTGTCAAGGCGCTTGAGCAGACTGAAGCAATGATAGAAATGCCCGACGAACTGAAAGTGCGGTCAGCCTTGCATCCCTAA